The genomic region agacaagaaggctaaatccaagaagccttcccctcaatcttcaaatcaggtttccaagaaccagaaaaagaagaagaatgcatccctgctgagccttctacctcagattctggtagagctcaggtgtctaatcaagagtctattttgttaagaattgaaagtcaatttcaaaatttggctaggcaagtgcaaagctgtaatgcacgattaaaaaatgttgaaagcactccccaaaatcccaaacaaaacccaaaacctttttcaaagaaaattaaacaagaaagcaaaaatctgagaagaaaaggGTTCTGAAGTCGTTAAACCAACTGTCTTTGTGTCATCTGAAATcatgactgaaattccctttgatccatctgttccccatataccaaagaaatctgaggctgttcagggaaagtccagtgaacccataagatgggttcccaaaaagaactaatctttgtgtatgtgcagggtgaccgcaaaaagaacacttggtttcttgacagtgctgctggcagaaccatgactggtcacaaatccctgctagaggaatatagggtgcaagaggggccctcaataacttttggtaatgacgatcatggacagactgaaggatatggtattgTGATAACGGTcaggtcaaattcacaaaagttgcatatgtgaatggtttgaaatataacctgatcagtgtcagccaactttgtgatgatggctttaaggttttatttgatatttcacaaggcaccatattcaacagagattggaaggtagtaatgattgctcccagaaaaggaaacatttatgtagtagatatgaacagtgctacttctgaacaatgtttctatacaaaggctgatgaggacaccaattggttgtggcacaaaaggttatcccatctcaatttcaaaaatataaataagttgtcaagaaaacaacttgctgatgggataccagccatgtctttcaataaagacaagccatgtccagggtgtgaaatgggaaagaagaaaagagcatctttcaagaccaagcaaaacttcagcatcactgaaccacttcatatgctacacatggatctctttggtcctgtgaatgttcagacaagagcggggaagaagtacactctggttgtagttgatgaatattcaagatattgttgggtaatcttcctcagaaataaaagtgaagctgctgctgaaattattgccctcatcaaacaaattgaactcaagcacaagcgaaaagtacgtcagctcaaagtgacaatggcactgaattcagaaattccactctggaaaccttctgcactgacactggcatatctcagaacttctcctcagcacatactccagagcaaaatggtgttgtagagagaaagaatcgaacgctgatagaagctgccagaagtatgttgaatgaatcaggtcttccaaaatgtttttgggctgaagctgttgcaactgcttgctacactcagaatcgttccatttatgtcaaaagacataagaagactgcctatgaagtactcagaaatagaaagcctaatattggatatttcatgtttttggatgtccagtatacattctgaatgattccagcaaattgggcaaatttgatgccaaagctgatgaaggttacttcctaggttattcaacaattcgcaaggcctttagagtctataacaaaagacttgaaaaggttgatgagtcagttcatgttacctttgatgaatcaaattctgcaatctttgataagccagtctctgaaccaccttcagaaaATCCTTTCAGTTTCGGTGATtctgatcaaaatgacaaatctgatcagtcacctgaacatgtttttgTTCAATCCAGTTCAGAACCAACTACtaatcagcaaagtaacattccattttatccttcagttacattcaaactacctactgaattgactattggatcagatgtgcgtgctactcctcagatatcagtatcccTGAAATATctcagaacgaagaatttcatgatgcaaatcgtgatttacaagatgatgaagaagatgaaactgaaatagtttattctgatccatcttctgaagtaggacagaggagttcttgcactgatatcattgttcatcctggtcattactctaaatggactcgctcacatccaattgatcaagtgattggcgatccaagtagaggggttcagaccagaagagccacaagcgatcaatgcttatatgtcagcttcttgtcactgatagaaccgaagaagattgacgaggctttgaaagatccaagttgggttgaagccatgcaagaagagctcaaccaatttgaaaggaacaatgtttgggagcttgttccatgtccccccaatctgaagaaagaaccaattgggacaagatgggtctttcgaaacaaggtagatgaagatggtcatgtaatcagaaacaaggccagacttgttgcaaagggttatgtacaagaagaaggaattgattttgatgagacttttgcaccagtggcaagactagaagctattagaatattcttagcatttgcagcttatcatgagttcaaggtctaccaaatggatgtcaaaagtgcattcctgaatggagagctagaagaagttgtgtatgtgtatcaacctccagggtttgaaagcaaagaaaaacctcactgggtgtatcgactgaacaaagccttgtatggtctgagacaagcacctagagcctagTATGATagtctaactcgacatcttttagataatggttttcgtagaggtgctatagataacactttattcatcttgcatgagaaaagtgatatcttacttgtacaagtatatgttgatgatattgtgtttgggtctacaaatgaaaaattgtgtgacaagttttcaaaaattatgtcttctgagtatgaaatgagtatgatgggtgaattgacatattttctaggtcttcaagtaaaacaaaccagtgatggtatttttattaatcaagaaaaatatgtcaaagatttattaaagaaatatcaatttgattcagtctcctctaaagatactccaatttctgcaccattaactttggactcagatcctaatggaaaacctgtcgatcccacaaagtatcgtggtatggtgggatcattgatgtacttaactgcaagtagaccagacataatgtttgcaacatgtctttgtgcacgatttcaatctgatcctagagaagcacaccagaatgcagtaaaaagaatttttcgatacctgaaaggtgtccccagactaggtctttggtatcccaaaggctcaagtctagatctcatgggatATTCAGaatctgatcatgcaggttgtaagatagataggaaaagtaccacacgGGGGTGTGattttcttggtggcaaattagttagttggacaagcaagaagcaaactgcagtatcattatcaactgctgatgctgagtacatttctgcagcaagttgtggtgctcagattttatggatgaaaaatcaactaactgattatggtgttaagtatacaagaacgccaatattttgtgataacacaagtgccattgcaatatctcataatcctgtcatgcactctaaaaccaagcatattgatctcaggtaccatttcattcgtgatcatattttaaaaggtgatattgaaattcatttcattcccactgataaacaactggctgatgtgtttacaaaacctttagatgtcaaaacttttaaacatctcatcagtgagttaggaatgctaaatcctgtgtagcaattcagggggaatagacaaaaatgtttttacaagaaaaagaaatttttctttctgagggggaatttttgcctcagaaagtACTTTGTCTAAAATATCtcagaaactgaaggacttcagaatttctagaatatgagaaggttcagattgcacttccttaacctttctcaaaactttaaattattcaatctgaagtccatcaaaaccttttattatacaatggatacctagctAGCTGGagacacgtgatttttactgttccaggatacctttttgctgacgtgtcatactacttgcgccgtaaaggaaaatgataattgcttttgcattaaaaatggttgaatttttctcgaaaaagtggggtcatggccgttgttgcatttaatgcggacgtgtcgccaaaaattatttcggacttcaaacccgatcaaaattaccatcaataaaaatcattatatttcATTGGGTTTGCATtcccaagtttttttttatttattttcaacggaaaatccttttgaattccttgaaaatatatatatctttttccaagattattccttcatttacttcattcttcatttactcttaatcatatttctctctcattctctcaaatattcatttcattctccttcataacttcaaaccctaaattttcttaacacattttcatctcctttctttctttcattctatctctttttaaatggcttcttcatcgaCCGTTAAAGAACCTAAAACACTCATTGCTTTCGAATACTCTCCACCCAAATCTGCTGTTAAACCCAGTTCTCAATGGCCAAAAGACTTTGAATCTAAAACCATTCGGtttaatatgaacaattttAAGGCAGCCCTAaatgccaaatctgaagggGTTCTGGGCAGATTAAACGCGTTTCTTCAACGCTGTCCCATTTCCTACGCTCTAACTGCTGATCCAGAGCGTTTATACCATCGTTACTTGCTGGAGTTTTGGTATACGGCCGAAGTTGCCAAGGATGAGAAGTCAATAGCATTCACGCTGAAGGAAGGTACGGTGAAGTGTGTATTGACGCTTGACGATTTCAGGGAGGCGCTCAGGTTGAATTATTTACCTCCCAACACCCCAtatatgaaaagacaaaaaggggttaacTTGAAGACATCTGGGAAGTTTACTTCAGGTTGAATTATTTacttcagggaagttttgctgGTTATTGGCCACAATcaaattcttgatgatgatggcaacttgAAGACATCTGGCCACATCTTCATTGCTGGTTTCAAGGGGTGCTGGAGATATTTTTGGCCACAGATTGTAGACTGTCTTGGAGGGAACAGTGGAGGACTGGATCAAATTTCGTTGATCCAAGTCGAGATGGGCTATTATCTATGGCACGGGATGAAGGTGGATTTTGCTGAGATGCTGTTTGCTCagctgttgactaagttgaaggggaagaggagcattCACATTGCCTTCCCtagatttttaagtatttggTTTTTGGCAATTCTGGGAAAAGGATATTCTGATAACCTTTAGGAGAGCTCTCAGACGGAATTTTGCAAAGACCTCTCCAAGCTGAcgagtctgaggacgaacctgaactgtcccctgcaatgcttcaggtacttagtCACAATATTAAAACTGACGCAGCACGACctgctggctcagaaagatcactgggcgggtcagaaaagaatgtgagacccaccagtcgatctagtggcaatttgttacacttgtttaaacctaaaacaagttctaccctgccaccttcatcttccatTGACCAActtgaggatctcccaaaagattcctcaagatctccaaagggtttattaaaactgcgtccttttaggcaatccttacaacccaaggatactAGTACctaagctcagccttctgaaacctcaaaacaggtttcagaagaaggtcaaatgggaaacctacaagcaaccatctccaaaacttctttaggaggagatggtgaagatattggtgtgtcagcccaacacacattagaagttgagtttgcacatgcactccctgtaacttcacaaatcttacactctttgcatgcacaaacttttgatgtttcttaggtgatacccagagaaaTGGAGGTTTCAAAGTCTACGTCCAAtgaagagactcttggatccagcacaagagttactgaggcacaaTTGGTATCGTCTGAAGTTGTTCCAACTCTGACCAGTGacgatgcacctgctgaagcagctgctgaactgggtgctggcttggattctgggaatcaagaccagagcatatcttACCAGAATCTAAAcatctgggatgacgatgagcttcCTGAGGGAAACCTTGAGgactttattttttatgaagatttgttgagggagaatctttcagattctgagccaaccctcactCCTGTTGAAGAACCTGCATCACCACCTcttttacaacaacaacaacaacaacaacaacaaaatatcaTCGATCATGATCCaccttatcaaccaccaccaatttctcATCAACATCCTATATTTCCACAAGGCACAACTCCAGCATATGTTACATCTGCTGTCTTTCAACCAtctcttcaatttcttcaccctcaaatccatgttgttccaccaaggagGACATATGATCTGCCAGGAGAGCAAGAGAAAGAACTAGATTCTGAgaccgagtctgatggtccCTCAGAAAGAATCTTGGAGAGATCTCTGGCAAGCATCAGAACAACtccctttgttgcttcagcttccactttGACTGCTGCACCTCTgagcatggaagctcagctagagaaATCACAAACTGAAGTCCAAAACCTTCTCAtccaggttgagggcttatcaaaATCTCTAGCTGCCAACACAAGTCTCTGGCCGATTTGAAGGATGCCCAGGATGTTATGGGTACTGAGTTTACAAGAATAGCAGTtaatgagagcttggtggttgggaagttacaTGAATTGGTGTCATCATGTAATGGTTTGAGTAGGGCCATTGGTGAAGCATTCaagttgaccaagagggatgtgcagagttcagtcgttgcgaatctgcaatcctggcTACTTATGATACAAAATTCTTTCTTGGCAGTTGAAAAAGAAGTAGGTGAGTTGGTTAAGAAGCCGagtgttgatgaagagtctCTTGGTACCTCTGTTGGTGAAAAGGTTTCTACGACactgaaatccatattttctgaagatctcatttctcagatttcagtgtcggtggctgaaaaggttgaagagagggtcaggatgctggtttctgaagtctccaaagcaacaaatgacaaggttgacaaagtTGTAACTGAAATGAAGAATTCTGTGTTAACTCTTGatcaacaagttcagaaccagtcaaagcaactggatgaaatcctggccctgctcaagaaaactcctgaagttgttactcctccCCCCTCTAGTgctttatctgatgaagaaaaggGGTTACTGAAGGAAAtcctggagcatgagaagctgaatctgaactctacattcagactaagagctcagtttgccactatgtcaaagggaatttctgatagtatttcccagcagaattgggaacctctgcagggcatgcagAAGGCAATTGATTTATATGCAAGGATGCCtgcggagattcccaaagggggaagtgatgtgccgATTAGTTTGCTAGCCAGCTCTCAAAAATTAATAGAAGCAACCAAGAGGCCATCTGGATCTGAGGGGGAACGACTAAGGATACAATCTGATCCccaaccatctgaacaagcAAGAAAAGACAAAGGCAAAGCTAAGATGGTTGAGGAGCAAAAGAAAAAGGGGACCAAGGACTCTGGTTTTGTGGTTGGAGAGAATGTGGATGAACATGGTTATCCATTACCAGATTTAGAAGCTgatcagaaaaagttggaagctCTTCGGAGACAAGTCTCCAATCAGTTCATTATGTGGAGACAAactcaagaaagagaaagggcccaacacttggcaatgggtaccattgatctgATGGATGCTACAGCTCTTGGCCTCACTAAtgaaagatatcagaaaatcAAGCATGACGCAAGAGTGCAAAAGGCCTTGGTGGATATGGCAGAATATGAGTATgggatgaagtattctcccttagaacaaaaactggaccatctcactttcaagatatctattgaagatctgataaagaataggaagaaagagatggagattaaaaagaaggaaataatGTCCAGTGTTCTGAAGGCTGAGAAAGAAATCTGCAGGCCTCCTCAGAAGCCCAAACTTACTGGCCCAAGGTCAACAAGAAAGAATGCTCGAGAtgctgacctctctacattcatacccatttccaaagaagttgctcaggtgaaggataaacatgaaaaggatcaatatgattattatatgaaacataggtgtcatcctgcaaagatcctggatgtgcaaattctgaaggaagattGTCTGAAGCTGTTCAATCTGACTATaaaaagagaaggtagagctgaagaagaatatgagcaggtttcggtgcataagtttgggtattctggacataaggagatgatcaatgtgctgaaaggaaaaccaaagtctcatctgaatggcgcctggatgctgaagatccaacaaaaaatgaaggccaagattgagatggaggaaagactGTTTGGAAAGATCAGCTCTCCAAAGAGAAAAGCTACTGAAGCACCTTttggctcaaggcctgcgaagaagtagttgtatctctttgtaaatatttgtactaataaatatttttttcatttcatttctgtacttgtgactgaacaatcatctcagtatcttctatatagttacaagttacatcatattattaggaaatagtttaagttagaaaacaaactagaaaatttttcttaaggcatcatgatctatgagatgtccttagaaatatttttacaacttaaacaaaaacttgtatttttagacttacaaacttgtatagatagaagtctaaaatacatgaaatattttagaacaaatagagGGAagttgttaggtcgaaaatcgactaagtataatttgttcaaaatagttgaggctcagtgaagaaagtttactcaggattctgaagtcattcagaataaagctcactgaagcttcacttcagattcagaatcaaccaacactgaagacgttcagacgaaagtcaaagactgaagactgaagaagaagatcatctcagaagtagagctcagagaagatcttacctgaagttgaatctgaagaggctcagtgaaaaagtacttacaacactttttcactgattacgaggaaagtctttttgcagctttaactacctttacccggttaattactatcaacctgggattgggaaagttttagcaaaaggttgggaataaagtatgtcaagtcacatcaaagaaacttacatactttaccttaaacaagcatgttatggatttgtcccacaaatccatccaaccatattttgtacggcatattgccatatcatcaggacatgtttgcctataaatgtaaagacttctcacacttgcaaaattgcttgaaactttggcaattgcaacgtgtgatattactctaagtattcttacgagtaattcctcgtcgcatagatcatttgtatttctggggttgtttagatactttcacaagtgtgattatctttgttccgcaacaactcttgtattttgtttatagcaataaataaaatacattgaaatgtacatctcgactcattgccataatacttgattatatttagaaaatttatatagtttcaagcaattatactttattactcttatccattatctggatcgtaagtCTAACTACTCatgtctagtttcgatttacttgccagtcgggtttcttgatagaacttgtgattattattgtctaatcttatatcttgttatattttTGATCTTTTGTACATCTTGCTAGGTGGACTTacagtcttgttgcttatggtattaatgtttttaaaagatggattttctaatttaatacatacgttgtttaatttagaaaatgcaatgttttgaaaaattgaaaagtcaaaatatttttgaatgtgtttcaagtaattttttgaaatttcaattgtttgtggttgataagtatgcttgacaaagattagacttgccttagatcttgtaatgattactaggttaagtttttggttgtttgcatatttatgatatctttattgttattgatgcattgatgaagtttgttaagtgtgcaggttacagatatcaaatttcatttgaataccatgttgaaacaagtcaGATTGGATATATCATGATTAATCTACATGCGAAATGCATCATTGcctatttattaacctaagacttagtgtgataggttatagttttcttatcaagatcacaacttAAGATATattgtgataggttgttgatatgatatttgtCTTACATTctacattaaatgtgttttgatgtaagtttgtatttttgagttaaacatcaatgaagaaatgatcgattttcagtcaagataataatgtaagatttattgaTACATTATtatgatgacaagttagtacggataaTTTAtgatagcatattcgagtagatacaggtttttagtaacgagtatctacaggttatgtttctggaatttctgaaatttttccttgtttaaatttatggaaaattcgcgaaatttggctaaggaatggagctttgtggtttaaaatctggaaattcgaaatcacctcgtcCTGACGTCAgtatgcctcgcgctgacgtcatcacgaagcccacaaACTGCGTCTTCGGTTCGGCCCATGTGGATCCGCATAAAAATACGGATTtaactattcattaattacttttaatcgaaaattaaccctaagtaaatcacacgaatcaCCTCTCCCTCGTACCACTGTTCATCCGTCCTtattttcgatcgatttcatcttcttttcatattaatcatcctagtttgttggtaaatacttgagttaggatagattattgatattTTAACTATGGATTTGAACGATTACAaatcgttataatgcccaaatttttgGTTTTGCCTCGTGAACAGTAAAACGGACAAACCAAGAATTCGAACTTCGATtaatgatgatttggacttgaattggacttaaattggattaattgatgtttaaacatgttaaatctaacagaAATGTAAGTAAACAATTggtaaatcaagattaattgaagtatttgtggttcggtcactattcacacgaagaatacaaaccaacttcgtgttcatcgaattcgtttcgattttgtttATTGGGCATATACGAACTATAAACAAGTCCAAGTGATGTTTTGATCGATTTTACTTCATATGGATATGTTTAAGTccttcgtgtttctgggtttcatactggctcgtgctgacgtcacgacgagggaaaacctcctcgtgatgacgtcatcacgaagcagaaagccaaaaccctaaattgtattttcatttattctaacttgtttttcttgtcgttttttgtctgtttttgtgcaggtatggcaggacaaggtaacaaCGCTTGTGTGTTCGTCAaagagcacaatgctgcactcgatctcagcattacccagacggggtgcactgcagagtttcatggcgtcctacagtttcttgcacgttctcgtcttaattttgctgtgacagagaaccctccgttggtgataagtctcattagagaattttggaactcagcccgttcggTGCAGAtggtgctcatacatacattcgcactactgttggaggacgttcattctctttttctgctggagacttacggacgatattacacttaggtgatgtcgtgatagagcaaggtccgactgagttttctgagggtttctgcgacggtgctctacgtcgtatgggtatactggagctatttctcacccatacttcatgaatcatcttcgtggcaaatggaagcttcttgcttactatttgttgagggctattagtcatcggagtacaggctatgaccagatgaatatacagaatgcttctcagatggttgccttggtgctgaacaagccatatagcttctctcagtacatttttgataatttg from Erigeron canadensis isolate Cc75 unplaced genomic scaffold, C_canadensis_v1 Conyza_canadensis_unscaffolded:278, whole genome shotgun sequence harbors:
- the LOC122584446 gene encoding ATP-dependent RNA helicase ddx46-like — protein: MEVSKSTSNEETLGSSTRVTEAQLVSSEVVPTLTNSEPTLTPVEEPASPPLLQQQQQQQQQNIIDHDPPYQPPPISHQHPIFPQGTTPAYVTSAVFQPSLQFLHPQIHVVPPRRTYDLPGEQEKELDSETESDGPSERILERSLASIRTTPFVASASTLTAAPLSMEAQLEKSQTEVQNLLIQVEGLSKSLAANTSLWPI